Proteins co-encoded in one Longimicrobiales bacterium genomic window:
- a CDS encoding acyl-CoA dehydrogenase: protein MMEKRPHVAGGEERDQIDRALLPFAPLLYIAWADGELTAEEAAVLRRRLDEAGVEPRTATALARWLDPVHPPTPEVLEALLLDVRRAASRLGQGEHLSIATLARAIGRAEGVSADEQTLRAVKVVEDALGLPDSESARALLSDALAEPAPAAAAPSTATQPRDVEAIARVLGGPSRALRTRVLERLARPDFAHMAPDSPTAERRERVLAWCHALADEGLPAIAYPREFGGDHDIVASFAVYRAIASHDLSLFTKYGVQFGLFAGSIYQLGTRSHHERYLQRALTLELPGCFAMTETGHGSNVRDIETTARYDADSGEFVIHTPHERARKDYIGNAAVHGRIATVFAQLETPGGRHGVHALLVPIRDAEGRPSAGVRIEDCGEKQGLNGVDNGRLYFDNVRVPRENLLDRFGSVDASGAYSSPIASPGRRFFTMLGTLVAGRIAVAGAAASAAQTALTIGIRYAAQRRQFGPEGSPEVPILDYVSVQRRLLPGLATTYAIELAFQHLTRSFAAQDEDSAREVEALAAGLKAYASDHAVAAIQHAREVCGGQGYMAENRLPALRADADVFTTFEGANAVLYQLVARSLLGSYRAQFGELRPLGIARYLAGRAATAVTERNPIATRRTDEEHLRDADTQIAALEYREQRLLASLARRLKSRIDGGMDAFLALNECQDHAIHLARAHVERVLLGQFVAATADGDVARLEPVRSLFALSAIERDAAWFLEAGYMEPVKTRAIRATVNQLLALNRPRALELVGAFELPAAVVAAPIAFPIG, encoded by the coding sequence ATGATGGAGAAACGTCCGCACGTTGCGGGCGGGGAAGAGCGCGATCAGATCGATCGCGCTCTTCTGCCGTTCGCGCCACTGCTCTATATCGCCTGGGCCGACGGCGAGCTGACCGCCGAGGAAGCTGCCGTGCTGCGCCGGCGCCTGGACGAGGCCGGCGTCGAGCCGCGCACCGCAACGGCCCTGGCACGCTGGCTCGACCCTGTGCATCCGCCGACGCCCGAAGTGCTCGAGGCGCTGCTGCTCGATGTCCGTCGTGCGGCCTCCCGGCTCGGGCAGGGCGAGCACCTGTCGATCGCGACCCTGGCGCGCGCAATCGGTCGGGCGGAGGGCGTCAGCGCCGACGAGCAGACGCTGCGCGCGGTGAAGGTGGTCGAGGACGCGCTCGGTCTGCCCGACAGCGAGAGCGCCCGTGCGCTCCTGAGTGATGCGCTGGCCGAGCCGGCGCCCGCGGCGGCCGCGCCCAGCACCGCGACGCAGCCGCGTGACGTCGAGGCGATCGCGCGGGTGCTCGGCGGACCCTCGCGCGCGTTGCGCACCCGCGTGCTCGAGCGACTCGCCCGACCGGACTTCGCGCACATGGCACCGGACTCGCCAACAGCCGAACGCCGCGAGCGGGTCCTCGCGTGGTGCCACGCGCTCGCGGATGAGGGGTTGCCGGCAATCGCGTATCCGCGCGAGTTCGGCGGCGACCACGACATCGTCGCATCGTTCGCCGTGTACCGCGCCATCGCCAGCCACGATCTCTCGCTGTTCACGAAATACGGTGTCCAGTTCGGCCTGTTCGCCGGCAGCATCTACCAGCTCGGCACACGCTCCCATCATGAGCGCTACCTGCAGCGGGCACTCACGCTGGAGCTGCCCGGCTGCTTTGCGATGACGGAGACAGGCCACGGCTCGAACGTACGCGACATCGAGACGACCGCGCGCTACGATGCGGACAGCGGCGAATTCGTGATCCACACACCGCACGAGCGCGCACGCAAGGATTACATCGGCAACGCAGCCGTGCACGGCCGCATCGCAACGGTGTTCGCGCAGCTCGAGACGCCCGGCGGCCGCCATGGCGTGCACGCCCTGCTGGTTCCGATCCGTGACGCGGAGGGCAGGCCATCCGCCGGCGTGCGCATCGAGGACTGCGGGGAAAAGCAGGGCTTGAACGGCGTCGACAACGGTCGGCTGTATTTCGACAACGTGCGTGTGCCCCGCGAGAACCTGCTGGACCGGTTCGGCAGCGTCGATGCGTCCGGCGCGTACTCGAGCCCGATCGCGAGCCCCGGTCGTCGCTTCTTCACGATGCTGGGAACGCTCGTCGCGGGGCGCATCGCCGTCGCCGGCGCAGCAGCCAGCGCCGCACAGACAGCACTCACGATCGGCATCCGGTACGCAGCACAACGGCGCCAGTTCGGTCCGGAAGGTTCGCCCGAGGTGCCGATCCTGGATTACGTCTCCGTTCAGCGGCGGCTGCTGCCCGGCCTCGCGACGACGTACGCGATCGAGCTCGCGTTTCAGCACCTGACGCGCAGCTTCGCTGCCCAGGACGAGGACTCGGCGCGCGAGGTAGAAGCTCTCGCCGCAGGGCTCAAGGCTTACGCGTCGGATCATGCCGTCGCCGCGATCCAGCACGCGCGCGAGGTCTGCGGCGGGCAGGGCTACATGGCTGAGAACCGGCTGCCCGCACTGCGCGCCGACGCCGACGTCTTCACCACGTTCGAGGGCGCCAACGCGGTGCTCTATCAACTCGTCGCCCGTTCGCTGCTCGGCAGCTACCGCGCACAGTTCGGCGAGCTGCGACCGCTCGGCATCGCACGCTACCTCGCCGGCCGCGCGGCGACCGCCGTCACGGAACGCAACCCGATCGCCACCCGGCGCACCGACGAGGAGCACCTGCGCGACGCCGACACGCAGATCGCCGCCCTCGAGTACCGGGAACAGCGGCTGCTCGCCTCGCTCGCACGGCGTCTGAAATCCCGCATCGACGGTGGGATGGACGCCTTCCTCGCGCTCAACGAGTGCCAGGACCACGCGATCCACCTTGCCCGCGCCCACGTCGAGCGCGTGCTCCTCGGGCAGTTCGTCGCCGCCACTGCCGACGGCGACGTCGCTCGGCTCGAACCCGTACGCTCGCTGTTCGCGCTCTCCGCCATCGAGCGCGACGCCGCCTGGTTCCTCGAGGCCGGTTACATGGAGCCGGTCAAGACACGGGCAATCCGGGCCACAGTGAACCAGCTTCTCGCACTGAACCGCCCGAGGGCCCTGGAACTGGTGGGCGCATTCGAGCTGCCGGCGGCGGTGGTGGCGGCGCCCATCGCCTTTCCCATTGGCTGA
- a CDS encoding phosphatase domain-containing protein, which translates to MTRRRSFLLRAARGVGSAIDAVRGAGPDTTYVVGYRGYGTPDEVFVSGRVLRGQPLGPAAEQDPWWRNLANTYRRMESDEIAGARVCVRVDAAAREAVSGDEGYFRSWIAPAEPLSHERLWHPVELDLLADDEPVSTTTTHVLIPATTARFGIISDLDDTVIRTDATHMLRMLRGVLFTNARTRLPFEGVAGFYQALHRGTGTSANPVFYVSSSPWNLYDVITEFLEHRRIPMGPLFLRDWGIRGSSLPIGHRSHKLDAIRQILDTYPGLPFLLLGDSGQQDPEIYAEIVAHYPRRILGIYIRDVTGHAERRTAIEELAQEVHDAGSTLVLVEDTVAAARHAASMGWVRPESIEGVRIERSRDHGPGRPPPEHEPKVLE; encoded by the coding sequence ATGACCCGACGGCGCAGCTTTCTGCTTCGCGCAGCACGGGGTGTCGGCAGCGCTATCGACGCGGTGCGCGGCGCGGGACCCGACACGACCTACGTCGTCGGATACCGCGGGTACGGCACCCCCGACGAGGTCTTCGTGAGCGGTCGCGTGCTGCGCGGCCAGCCGCTCGGGCCCGCCGCCGAGCAGGATCCGTGGTGGCGCAACCTCGCCAACACGTACCGTCGCATGGAGAGCGACGAGATCGCCGGCGCGCGCGTCTGCGTCCGGGTCGACGCGGCTGCACGGGAAGCCGTCTCCGGAGACGAGGGCTATTTCCGCTCCTGGATCGCGCCCGCGGAGCCGCTTTCGCACGAGCGCCTCTGGCACCCTGTCGAGCTCGACCTGCTCGCCGACGACGAACCCGTCAGCACAACGACCACGCACGTGCTGATCCCCGCAACGACCGCGCGCTTCGGCATCATCAGCGACCTGGACGATACCGTCATTCGGACGGACGCCACGCACATGCTCCGCATGCTCCGCGGCGTTCTCTTCACCAACGCGCGCACTCGCCTGCCCTTTGAAGGCGTCGCAGGCTTCTACCAGGCGCTGCACCGCGGAACCGGTACGTCTGCCAACCCGGTGTTCTACGTGTCCAGCAGCCCGTGGAACCTCTACGACGTGATCACCGAGTTCCTCGAGCACCGCCGCATCCCGATGGGCCCGCTGTTCCTCCGTGACTGGGGCATCCGCGGCAGCAGCCTGCCCATCGGACACCGCTCTCACAAGCTGGACGCTATCCGGCAGATCCTCGACACCTATCCCGGTCTGCCCTTTCTCCTCCTGGGCGACAGCGGGCAGCAGGACCCGGAGATCTACGCCGAGATCGTCGCGCACTACCCGCGCCGCATCCTCGGCATCTACATCCGCGACGTCACCGGCCACGCCGAGCGACGCACCGCCATCGAAGAGCTCGCGCAGGAGGTCCACGACGCCGGCAGCACCCTCGTCCTGGTCGAGGACACCGTCGCCGCCGCACGGCACGCTGCCTCCATGGGATGGGTCAGACCCGAATCGATCGAGGGCGTCCGGATCGAGCGCTCACGCGACCACGGGCCAGGCAGACCGCCGCCGGAGCATGAGCCGAAGGTGCTGGAGTGA
- a CDS encoding CHASE3 domain-containing protein, producing MALTTAEKINVGFVAGIAIVVLIGAVSYRAMTRSLANAAAVAETHEVLASLQRTQSLLLDAESAQRGYIITGDHDYLARFQSAHREISRELVRLRELRLADTEGTGRLSRLGTLIAQRMAMIREGITAYDASGPDAAGTGVFDGAGREVMDTVRALATSLERRERVLLQERSEQAELSARSAQAVVVGSALFGLLLVLLSTHLIRRDITDRQRVESALRESEAVLGQFMESLPVGAYVIDAAGRPRFANTAARALLGRGIVPDALPEDMNQTYQIHRAGTDSLYPASELPLVQALAGFRSTIDDAEVHRNGHVVPVAVSAAPIYDVTGRVAYAIAVFSDITGQRRSEEALRAARDSAEAANRTKSEFLARMSHELRTPLNSVIGFANILLRNKGGNLRPQDMVYLERINENGGHLLTLINDVLDLSKIEAGKIELEITTFSLSELIDEVLRQWDGQMPAGLALRAEVPGGIAPIDSDRARLKQVLINLVSNAVKFTERGHVTVKVDAEAFAPRRILVSDTGIGIEADRLGPIFEAFEQAESSTARRYGGTGLGLPISRRLCHLLGYSLEVESQVGSGTTFTIDLAPPEPPRYDEFDAHDAPRHA from the coding sequence GTGGCGCTGACGACCGCCGAGAAGATCAACGTCGGATTCGTAGCGGGAATCGCGATCGTCGTGCTGATCGGCGCGGTCTCGTACCGCGCCATGACGCGCTCCCTGGCGAATGCGGCCGCGGTCGCCGAGACCCACGAGGTGCTCGCGTCACTGCAGCGCACCCAGTCGCTGCTGCTCGACGCCGAGTCCGCCCAGCGCGGTTACATCATCACCGGTGACCACGACTACCTCGCCCGCTTCCAGAGCGCACACCGGGAGATCTCGCGCGAGCTGGTGAGGCTGCGTGAGCTGCGGCTCGCCGACACCGAAGGGACCGGACGCCTTTCGCGCCTCGGCACGCTCATCGCGCAGCGCATGGCCATGATCCGCGAAGGCATCACTGCGTACGACGCGAGCGGCCCCGATGCAGCCGGGACCGGAGTATTCGACGGTGCCGGGCGCGAGGTGATGGACACGGTCCGTGCCCTCGCGACGTCGCTCGAGCGGCGCGAGCGCGTGCTGCTGCAGGAGCGCAGCGAGCAGGCGGAGCTGAGCGCGCGCAGCGCGCAGGCGGTCGTCGTCGGCAGCGCGCTGTTCGGCCTGCTGCTCGTCCTGCTCTCGACTCACCTGATCCGTCGCGACATCACGGACCGGCAGCGGGTGGAGAGCGCGCTGCGGGAAAGCGAGGCGGTGCTCGGCCAGTTCATGGAAAGCCTGCCCGTCGGCGCGTACGTGATCGACGCAGCGGGACGGCCGCGCTTTGCCAACACCGCCGCACGCGCACTGCTGGGCCGCGGGATCGTGCCGGACGCACTGCCGGAGGACATGAACCAGACGTACCAGATCCACCGGGCGGGCACCGACTCCCTCTACCCTGCGTCCGAGCTGCCGCTGGTGCAGGCCCTCGCCGGGTTCCGCAGCACGATCGACGATGCCGAAGTCCACCGCAACGGCCACGTCGTGCCCGTCGCAGTGAGCGCTGCCCCGATCTACGACGTAACCGGCCGCGTCGCCTATGCGATCGCCGTGTTCAGCGATATCACCGGGCAGCGCCGGTCCGAGGAGGCGCTGCGCGCGGCTAGGGACAGCGCGGAAGCGGCGAACCGGACCAAGAGCGAGTTCCTGGCGCGCATGAGTCACGAGCTGCGCACACCGCTCAACTCCGTCATCGGGTTCGCCAACATCCTGCTCAGGAACAAGGGCGGAAATCTCCGGCCGCAGGACATGGTCTACCTGGAACGCATCAACGAGAACGGCGGGCACCTGCTGACGCTCATCAACGACGTACTCGACCTGTCCAAGATCGAGGCGGGCAAGATCGAGCTGGAGATCACGACGTTCTCCCTCAGCGAGCTGATCGACGAGGTGCTGCGTCAGTGGGATGGACAGATGCCTGCCGGGCTCGCACTGCGCGCGGAAGTGCCGGGCGGAATCGCGCCGATCGACTCCGATCGCGCGCGCCTCAAGCAGGTGCTCATCAACCTGGTCAGCAATGCGGTGAAGTTCACGGAGCGCGGCCACGTCACGGTGAAAGTCGACGCCGAGGCGTTCGCTCCGCGCCGGATCCTCGTGAGCGACACCGGGATCGGCATCGAGGCGGACCGGCTCGGGCCGATCTTCGAGGCCTTCGAGCAGGCGGAAAGCTCGACCGCCAGGCGCTACGGCGGGACCGGCCTCGGCCTGCCGATCTCGCGACGCCTCTGTCACCTGCTCGGCTATTCGCTCGAAGTCGAGAGCCAGGTCGGCAGCGGCACCACCTTCACGATCGATCTTGCGCCGCCGGAGCCACCGCGCTACGACGAGTTCGACGCGCACGACGCGCCGCGCCACGCATGA
- the udk gene encoding uridine kinase, with the protein MRPVILGVAGGSGSGKTTVVREIVSALGADQVAVIHHDSYYRDASHLPLEERTSTNYDHPDALETGLLVRHLEQLRRGEPVEVPVYDFTSHVRRAEKQHVAPARVVIVDGLMILWDAALRELMDIKVFVDTDADLRFIRRLLRDIRERGRTAESVIRQYTENVRPMHLEFVEPSKRYADVIIPEGGQNRVAVDMLITKVRSVVDSTD; encoded by the coding sequence GTGAGGCCGGTCATTCTCGGTGTCGCCGGCGGCAGCGGCTCGGGCAAGACCACGGTCGTGCGCGAGATCGTCAGTGCCCTCGGCGCCGACCAGGTCGCGGTGATCCATCACGACAGCTACTACCGGGACGCGAGTCACCTGCCGCTCGAGGAGCGGACCTCGACCAATTACGACCATCCCGATGCGCTCGAGACGGGGCTGCTGGTCCGGCACCTGGAGCAGCTGCGGCGCGGCGAGCCGGTCGAGGTACCCGTCTACGACTTCACCTCTCACGTTCGCCGCGCGGAGAAGCAGCACGTCGCGCCGGCCAGGGTCGTGATCGTGGACGGCCTGATGATCCTGTGGGACGCGGCGCTGCGCGAACTGATGGACATCAAGGTCTTCGTCGACACCGACGCGGACCTGCGCTTCATCCGCCGGCTGCTGCGCGACATTCGCGAGCGCGGCCGCACGGCGGAATCGGTGATCCGGCAGTACACGGAGAACGTCCGGCCCATGCACCTCGAGTTCGTCGAGCCGAGCAAGCGGTACGCCGACGTCATCATACCGGAGGGCGGGCAGAACCGGGTGGCCGTGGACATGCTGATCACCAAGGTCCGCTCCGTCGTGGACAGCACCGACTGA